In Ureibacillus thermophilus, the genomic stretch ATATTCCCGGTACCGACGCGTCCTGAAAGTGCCACTGTTAATGCCTGGAAGGAAGAAATTCCGGCTTCTGATTTTTGCCCTTTGAACATTAAAATGAACATTTCTTTAATTTTTCGAATTTGCACAAATCGGGTCATAATGGAAAATACAAGTCCGACAAGCAAAATCCCGTAAATCATAATTGGACCCCAAAGGATATCATAAATCCAGTTTAGAACATTCTCGAACATACCCACACCCCTTTTTCATTGAATAATTATTTTAATATTATTTGAAATAATATATCAATATTACAAAAATTAATAATATCAATCAATATTTCTGATATCTTTTTTGAAATATTTTATAAGAATTAAGAAAAATCCAATAGTTCAAACAATATAACCAATTGATCGAAGCACATTATTGATAAAATCTCTCATATACAAAAAAACTTCTTCCCGCTCTACATCGTGGAAAATATTATGATAGCTATATGGCCAATCTTTATATTGAAATTCATTTGTTTTTTGCAATAGCAACCATTTTCTCGCCGCATCCGAATCTGCTATTTTATCTTGATTGGAAGTAATGAGCAAAATCGGCAATGTCAATGTCCTGTCCTGCTGGATGCTTAAATTTTTCATGAGTTGATGAATATCACGATACCAACGAACCGTAACATTGGAATGATAAGGCACATCATCCTCCATCTCTTTAAGCCCTTCTGGACTCCGAGACAGCATTCGTAGATTAAAATCTAATGATATTCTTTTATTGGATGCCAAATTCATACTGGCTAAAGCGCTTGCAAGCAAATTGGAATGTTTCTGCAATTGAAACCAAGGGGATGTTAATATGAGCCCCGCACATTCTAATTTTGTTTTTCGCAAAAATTGTATTGCCAAAGTTCCCCCTAAACCATGTCCAATCACAAATACTGGCAAATGGTACTGAAGAGCGCTTAGCATTAATTGTTTGATGAAAAGCAAATATTCTTCAATTAGTTCATCATGTACTCTTGTA encodes the following:
- a CDS encoding alpha/beta hydrolase, which codes for MWKWETDEQPKAVVVIVHSAFEHHRWYAWLIEKLRIEGFHVVMGDLPGHEKGSRYTRVHDELIEEYLLFIKQLMLSALQYHLPVFVIGHGLGGTLAIQFLRKTKLECAGLILTSPWFQLQKHSNLLASALASMNLASNKRISLDFNLRMLSRSPEGLKEMEDDVPYHSNVTVRWYRDIHQLMKNLSIQQDRTLTLPILLITSNQDKIADSDAARKWLLLQKTNEFQYKDWPYSYHNIFHDVEREEVFLYMRDFINNVLRSIGYIV